One Streptomyces sp. 840.1 genomic window, ATGACGCCGTTCGACAACGGGTACGGCGACTGGAACCTCTCCTGGGCGAAATGGCAGAAGGGCAGCGCACTGCAGAACGACACGCCCGACCGGATGGACACGGTTCAGGCGGCGCGGCTGCGCCCCGAGGTCTGACCGGGGAGTGCGCTGCCCCCCGGAGGGACCAGCGGCAGGAGGAGGGGCCGGCAGCGGCCCCCCGGGCTCCCAGGGGCCCTCAGGCGCCCACGGAGAGCCTGCTGCGCAGCAGGGCGGCCAGGGAGTCCGCGAACCCGACCGGCTCGACCGGAAGGGTCACCGCGGCGTCCGCACGGCTCCACGTGGCCAGCCAGGCGTCCTGCGGGCGCCCCATGAGCAGCAGCACCGGCGGGCAGCGGAAGACCTCGTCCTTGATCTGCCGGCAGACGCCCATGCCGCCGGCCGGGGCCGTCTCACCGTCCAACACGCAGACGTCGACGCCTCCCTGCTCCAGGGCGTCCAGGACGGCGGGCAGGGTGGCGCACTCCAGGAACTCCACCGGCGGCACGTCCGCAGCGGGCCTGCGCCCTGCTGCCAGCCTCACCTGCTCACGGGTGTGTGCGTTGTCGCTGTAGACCAGGACCGTGGCGGTCGGCTGCATTGTTCCTCCGTGACATCCGTGTCTTCGGGGCTTTCGGGGCACTCGGTTCGTGAGGGCTGTCCGATGCGCGGATCGTACTCCGCCCGACAGCCTGTCAGCACCGGCCGGGACAGCGGATTCATGGGCCGTTCGGGGAGGACACACCCCTCTGACACACCGAACGGCACCCCCCGGAGTGAGGGCGGGATAAGCGACCGACATAATGTCGGTCGTGGCGACAGCAACGACAGTAGAAACCGGGCACGCGCACCCGTCGGTCAATCGGCCGAACCTCACCAGCGTCGGAACCATCATCTGGTTGAGTTCCGAGCTGATGTTCTTCGCGGCCCTCTTCGCGATGTACTTCACCCTGCGATCGGTGACCGGACCAGATCACTGGAAGGAAATGGCGTCGTCCCTGAACGTTCCGTTCTCGGCGACGAACACCACCATCCTGGTGCTCTCATCACTCACCTGCCAGCTCGGCGTCTTCGCCGCGGAGCGGGGCGATGTGAAGAAGCTCCGCGCCTGGTTCGTGATCACGTTCGTGATGGGTGCGATCTTCATCGGAGGCCAGATCTTCGAGTACACCGAGCTGGTGAAGAAGGACGGCCTCTCGCTGTCCTCGGATCCGTACGGCTCGGTGTTCTACCTGACCACTGGCTTCCATGGTCTGCATGTGACAGGCGGTCTGATCGCCTTCCTGTTCGTTCTGGGCAGGACATACGCAGCCAAGAGGTTCACCCATGAACAGGCGACCGCTGCCATCGTCGTGTCCTATTACTGGCACTTCGTCGATGTTGTGTGGATCGGCCTCTTTGCCACGATCTACTTGATCAAGTAACCGGGCCAGAGCCCGAACCACATCCAGCATCGACGCAGAAGATCCTGACACCGGGGTAATCCGTGAAAAAGCTCTCCGCACGACGACGCCATCCGTTGGCGGCGGTCGTCGTACTACTCCTCGCGCTTGCGGCTACCGGGGGGCTGTACGCCGCGTTTGCGCCCGCGAGTAAGGCGCAGGCCGACGAAACCGCCCAGTCCCTCGCCATCGACGAGGGCAAGAAGCTGTACTCCGTCGGTTGCGCCAGCTGCCACGGAACCGGCGGTGAGGGAACCACCGACGGTCCCCAGCTTGTCGGCGTGGGCTCCGCAGCCGTGGACTTCCAGGTCGGTACCGGCCGTATGCCCGCGCAGCAGCCGGGTGCCCAGGTACCGAAGAAGAAGGTCATTTACAACCAGGCCGAGATCGACCAGCTCGCGGCGTACGTCGCGTCGCTCGGCGCCGGCCCGATCGTCCCCACCAAGAGCCAGGTCAGCCCCGAGGGCGCCGACGTGGCCAAGGGCGGCGACCTGTTCCGTACCAACTGCGCCCAGTGCCACAACTTCACCGGCGAGGGCGGTGCCCTGACGAAGGGCAAGTTCGCTCCCAGCCTTGAGGGCGTGGACCCGAAGCACATGTACGAGGCCATGCAGACCGGGCCTCAGAGCATGCCGTCCTTCCCGGACACGACGATGCCCGAGCAGCAGAAGAAGGACATCATCGCGTACGTCCAGACCGTGAACAGCGCGCAGGCTGAGAGCCCCGGTGGCCTCAAGCTGGGCGGTCTCGGTCCGGTCAGCGAGGGTCTGTTCGGCTGGATCTTCGGGCTCGGCGCACTGATCGCAGTTGCCATCTGGGTCGCGGCCCACACCGCTAAGGCCAAGAAGTCATGAGTAGCCAAGAGATTCCAGAAGAGAACCTGCCCGCAGAGCAGGTCCCCGCGCACGGCGCGGTAGAGGGCGCGGACGACCCGTTCGCGGACCCGGGGCTGCCGGCCCACAAGCCGCGCATCCAGGACATCGACGAACGGGCCGCGGACCGGTCGGAGCGCGTGGTCGCGTTCCTGTTCACGCTGTCCATGCTGGCGACGGTCGGCTTCATCGCCTCCTACGTCATCTTCCCGGTCGACCAGATCGTCTACATCTTCCCGTTCGGTCATGTGAGCGCGCTCAACTTCTCCCTGGGTCTGACCCTGGGCGTGGCGCTCTTCACGATCGGCGCGGGCGCCGTCCACTGGGCGCGCACCCTGATGTCCGACGTCGAGGTCCCGGCCGAGCGGCACCCGATCGCGGCCGAGCCCGCGGTCAGGGCGCAGGTCCTCGCGGACTTCGCCGCCGGTGCCGAGGAGTCCGTGCTCGGCCGGCGCAAGCTGATCCGGAACACCATGTTCGGCGCGCTGGCCCTGGTGCCGCTCGCCGGTGTGGTGCTGCTGCGCGACCTCGGTCCGCTGCCGGAGAAGAAGCTGCGCTCCACCCTGTGGGCCAAGGGCAAGCAGCTCATCAACATGAACACGAACGAGCCGCTCCGTCCCGAGGACGTGGCCGTGGGTTCGCTGACCTTCGCCATGCCCGAGGGCCTGGAGGAGGACGCTCACGACTTCCAGACGCAGATCGCCAAGGCTGCGCTGATGATCATTCGCATCGAGCCGTCCAACATCAAGGACAAGCGCGAGCGCGAGTGGGCCCACGAGGGCATCGTGGCCTTCTCGAAGATCTGCACCCACGTCGGCTGCCCGATCAGCCTGTACGAGCAGCAGACGCACCACGTGCTCTGCCCGTGCCACCAGTCAACCTTCGACCTCTCCGACGGCGCCCGCGTCATCTTCGGTCCGGCCGGTCACGCTCTCCCGCAGCTGCGGATCGGCGTGAACAGCGAGGGCAACCTCGAGGCGCTCGGTGACTTCGAAGAGCCCGTCGGTCCTGCATTCTGGGAGCGCGGATGAGTACTGCGACCGATACGAAGCGCAAGGCGCCCGCCGGTGAGAAGATGGCCGACTGGGCGGACGGCCGGCTCGGGATCTACTCCCTGGCCAAGGCCAACATGCGCAAGATCTTCCCGGACCACTGGTCCTTCATGCTCGGTGAGATCTGCCTCTACAGCTTCATCATCATCATCCTCACGGGTGTGTACCTGACGCTGTTCTTCCACCCGAGCATGGCCGAGACCGTCTACCACGGTCCGTACGAGCCCATGCAGGGCATCCGGATGTCCGAGGCCTACGCCTCGACGCTGAACATCAGCTTCGACGTCCGCGGTGGTCTGCTGGTCCGGCAGATCCACCACTGGGCCGCGCTGATCTTCCTGGCCGGCATGTTCGTGCACATGATGCGCGTGTTCTTCACGGGCGCGTTCCGCAAGCCGCGTGAGATCAACTGGCTGTTCGGCTTCCTGCTGTTCGTGCTCGGTATGTTCACCGGCTTCACCGGCTACTCGCTCCCGGACGACCTGCTCTCCGGTACGGGTGTCCGCTTCACCCAGGGCGCGATCCTGTCGATGCCGATCGTCGGCACCTACATCTCGATGTTCCTGTTCGGCGGGGAGTTCCCGGGCGGCGACTTCGTCGCGCGGTTCTACTCGGTGCACATCCTGCTGCTGCCGGGCATCATGCTCGGGCTTCTGGTGGGCCACCTGATCCTGGTCTTCTACCACAAGCACACCCAGTTCGCGGGTCCCGGCCGGACCAACAAGAACGTCGTGGGCATGCCGCTGCTGCCGGTGTACATGGCCAAGGCCGGAGGCTTCTTCTTCCTGGTCTTCGGTGTCATCGCCGTCATCGCGGGCATCGCCTCGATCAACCCGATCTGGGCCATCGGCCCGTACCGCCCGGACCAGGTGTCCACCGGCGCCCAGCCCGACTGGTACATGGGCTTCGCAGAGGGTCTCGTCCGAGTGATGCCTGGCTGGGAGATCAACCTCTGGGGTCACACGCTCGTCCTGGGCGTGCTCATCCCACTGGTGCTCTTCGGGCTGATCCTGGGTGCGATCGCGATGTACCCGTTCATCGAGTCCTGGGTCACCGGGGACAAGCGCGAGCACCACATCCTGGACCGCCCGCGCAACGCCCCGACCCGTACGGCCTTCGGTGTCGCGTGGATCACGGTGTACTTCATCGGTCTGGTGGGCGGCGGTAACGACCTCTGGGCGACGCACTTCCACCTGTCGCTGAACTCGATCTCGTGGTTCGTCCGGATCTTCTTCTTCGTCGGACCGGTCATCGCGTTCGTCGCCACCAAGCGGATCTGCCTCGGCCTCCAGCGCCGGGACAGGGAGAAGGTGCTGCACGGGCGTGAGTCCGGGCTCATCAAGCGCCTGCCGCACGGTGAGTTCGTCGAGGTCCACGAGCCGCTGTCGCAGGGCCAGCTGCACACCCTCACCGCGCACGAGCAGTACGCGCCGGTCGAACTCGGCCCGCTGGTCGACGAGAACGGCGTCAAGCGCAAGGTGTCGCCGGTGGAGAAGGTGCGCGCCAGGCTCAGCAAGAGCTTCTACGGCGAGAACAACCAGATCCCCAAGGCGTCCCCCGAGGAGTACAAGGAGATCACCGAGGGCCACGGCCACCACTGATCACCTGAGCTGATCGCCACAGCGGGAGCCCCGTCCATCCATACGATGGACGGGGCTCTTCGCTGTCCCCGGCGCTCGATAGGGTGGTCGCATCCCTTTATCGGCTGTGGACCCCAGGAGCGGACCATGAACGTTGTGACCCCGGTCGGCGGCGACAGCGTGGCGGCTCGTACCTGGCCCGGCGTGCTGACCCCGCTGCTGCGCGGCGAGGACCTGAGCGCGGACGACACCGCGTGGGCGATGGACCGCATCATGAGCGGCGAGGCGACCGACGTGCAGATCGCCGGCTTCGCGGTGGCCCTGCGCGCCAAGGGCGAGACCGTCACGGAGGTGACCGGCCTGGTCCGCGCGATGTACGAGCACGCCACCACGATCCACGTGCCCGGCCGCACGGTCGACATCGTCGGCACCGGCGGCGACATGGCCAAGACGGTCAACATCTCCACCATGTCCGCGATCGTCCTGGCCGGGGCGGGCGCCAAGGTCGTCAAGCACGGCAACCGCGCCTCCTCCTCGGCCAGCGGCTCCTCGGACGTACTGGGCAAGCTCGGCGTCAACCTGGACCTGCCCCCGCAGCGCGTCGTCGAGGTGGCCGAGGAAGCGGGCATCACCTTCTGCTTCGCGGTGAAGTTCCACCCCGCCCTGCGGTACGCGGCGAAGGCCCGCGCGGAGCTGGGCGCCCCGACCACCTTCAACATCCTGGGTCCGCTCACCAACCCGGCCCAGGTGCGCTCCCAGGCCATCGGTGTCGCCGACCTGCGGATGGCGCCCATCGTCGCGGGCGTGCTCGCCGAACGCGGCAACTCGGCGCTGGTCTTCCGGGGCGACGACGGTCTGGACGAGCTGACCACCACCGCGACCTCCCGGGTCTGGGTGGCCCGCGACGGTGTGGTGCGCGAGCAGGCCTTCGACCCGCGCGACGTCGGCCTGGAGCTGGTGCCGGTGGAGGCGCTGCGCGGCGCCGACGCCTCGTACAACGCCGATGTGGCCCGTCGGCTGCTGGCCGGTGAAACGGGGCCCGTACGGGACGCCGTCCTGCTCAACGCGGCGGCGGCGCTGGTCGCGCTCGACCCGGGCGACGGCACGCTCGACGAGCAGCTCGCCGCCGGTATGGCGAAGGCCGCCGAGTCCATCGACTCCGGATCCGCGGGGCGCGCGCTGGAGAGATGGGTCGCGGCCAGCAACGCCTGAGCCCACGGCCCTGAGCCCACGGCCCTGACGCACGGAACACGGAGCGAGGCGCAGTCCAGATCATGGACTGCGCCTTGCGCGTTCTCCCACGTATGGCAAGATGCTGCGCAGGTCATGAGTGACAGCGACTACGGCCCCGGCCCGCTGTCCGGCAACCCTCCGTCCGTGGCGGGGTGCCCCGGGTGAAGACCAGGCCGTAGGCAGCGAGGTCTGCGGCAAGCGCGGACCCCTCGACGTCGCAAGGCGTCCACCCGTGGGGTCCTGGTCCTCAGGGAGCCTCTGTGAGCAAGCGAATGCGATAGGGCTTTTCGGCCCTCCTCCGCACACCCTCTTTTCTTCCTTCCGTGCTGCCGCGTACCCGCAGGCGCCGGAATTCGCCTGCCTGTTACGGGAGTTCGTCATGTCTGTCTTCACCGCTGCCGCCGACCAGTCCATTTGTACCCCGCTGCCCGTTCTGGGCAAGGATGTGACGGTTCCGCTGGTGACCGGCGGTGAGGTCACGTACGCCGCACTGGACTACGCCGCCAGCGCCCCGGCCCTGCAGCGCGTGTGGGACGACGTCGCCGCGTACGCGCCGTACTACGGCAGCGTCCACCGAGGCGCCGGCTACCTCTCGCAGCTCTCCACGGACCTCTTCGAGTCCAGCCGCGTGACCGTCGCGGAGTTCCTCGGCTGCCGCGCCGACGACCAGGTGATCTTCACCCGGTCGACCACCGACTCGCTCAACCTGCTCGCGGCGGCGGTCCCCGCCGACTGCCAGGTGTTCGTCTTCGAGACCGAGCACCACGCCTCGCTGCTGCCCTGGCGCGATGCCCGGGTGACCTACCTGAACGCCCCGCGCACCCCTGCCCAGGCCGTCGCCACGCTGGAGCGGGCCCTCGCGGACCGCGACCCCTACGGCCCCGCGCTCGTCTGCGTCACCGGAGCCTCCAACGTCACCGGTGAGCTGTGGCCCGTCAAGGAGCTCGCTGCCGCCGCGCACGCCCACGGCGCCCGGATCGTCCTCGACGCGGCCCAGCTCGCCCCGCACCACCCCGTCGACATCAGCGAGCTGGACGTCGACTGGGTCGCCTTCTCCGGCCACAAGCTGTACGCGCCCTTCGGCTCCGGCGTGCTGGCCGGCCGCTCCGACTGGCTGCGCGACGCCGAGCCCTACCTGGCCGGCGGCGGCGCCTCCCGCAAGGTCGCCCGGCGCGCCGACGGCGGGGTGGACGTCGAGTGGCACACCACCGCCGCCCGCCACGAGGCCGGTTCGCCCAACGTCATCGGCGTCTACTCCATCGCCTCCGCCTGCAAGGCGCTCACCGAGGCCGGTTTCGACAGCCTGGTCGCCCGCGAGCAGCAGCTGGTCTCCGAGGTCCGCGCCGGACTCGCGGAGGTCCCCGAGGTCAAGGTGCTCTCACTGTTCGGTGACGACGCGCCCCGGGTCGGCGTCATCTCCTTCGTGGTGGAGGGCTGGAACAGCTCGCACTTCGCCGCCGCGCTCTCGGCCGAGTACGGCATCGGGGTGCGCGACGGACTGTTCTGCGCCCACCCGCTGGTGCGCACCCTGCTCGGCAGCGACCCGCAGGACGTCGGCGAGTGCGGCGCGCCGGAGGCCGAGCCGGGCGAGCGGTCGCTCAACGCGATCCGGGTCAGCTTCGGTGCCGGTACGCCGGACGAGCACATCGAGCGCTTCGTGCGGGCCGTCAAGGAGCTGGTGAGCGAGGGCGCCCAGTGGAAGTACCGCACCGAGGACGGCCGTTGCGTCCCGGACCGGGGCACCGCCCAGCACTGAGCCGTGAAACGCGTCCGGCCGGGTACGGGGCAGCTGCCCCGTACCCGGCCGGACGCGTTCAGCCGGACAGGCCCTAGCCGTCCAGGCCGATGGCGAAGGCCGCCTCCAGGTCGTGCTGCGAGTACGTACGGAACGCCACGTGGGTGTCGGTCCCCTCGACGCCGGGGATCTTGCTGATCCGGCCGGGGATGACCTCGGCCAGATCGTCGTGCTTGGCCACCCGGACCATGGCGATCAGGTCGTACGTGCCGGTGACCGAGAAGACCTCGCTGACGCTGTCCAGCGCCGCGACGGCCTCGGCGATCTCGGGGATCCGGTCCACGCTGGTTTTGATGAGCACGATCGCGGTGATCACGGCTGGCTTTCTCCCTCGGTGGCCGTGGCTGGAGACTTCACTCTAGCCCCACGCCCATAGCGCCCCCACGCGTAGAGGAAGCCGACGGCGAAGCCGACCACATGGGCGAGATAGGCCACGCCGGGGCCGCTGCCCGCGCCCTCCGCGGCCAGCCACTGGAGCACGAACCAGAAGATCAGCACGATCCAGGCGGGGAAGCGCAGCGGCAGGAAGAGCAGGAACGGGAACACGCTGGTGACCCTGGCCCTGGGGAAGAGGTAGAGGAAGGCGCCCAGCACCGCCGAGATCGCCCCCGAGGCGCCGACGAGCGTCTGGTCGGACGTGGCGTGCGCGGCCGCGTAGGCGAGCAGGGCGAGGTAGCCGCAGCCGAGGTAGAAGAACGCGAACTCGGTGTGGCCCATCCGCTCCTCGGCCATCGCTCCGAACACGTACAGGAACAGCACGTTGCCCAGGAGATGCAGCCAGCTGCCGTGCACGAAGAGCGCGGTGAGCGGGGTGAGCAGGGCGTGCGCGGAGCCGTCCCACAGTTCGCTCGGGATCACGCCCCAGCGTTCGAAGTACCCGGCCTGGGCCGACAGCAGGGCGTCCGCGCTGCCGTACACCGGGGCGAGCCCGGAGAGCGGGCTGATCGCGAAGACCACGCAGCACAGGGCGATGAGGGCGTAGGTGACCGGCGGCCCGCCCGAGGTGGCCGCCCGCAGGAGTCTGCCGGCCGCAGCCCGCCGATCGATCATGAACAGAGCATGACGCAAGCGGAGGGAACCGGACAGAGCGCCTCGCCGTGCCGGTGGTATGCGGCGAGGCCGTAGGGTTACGACAGGACATCCGCAGTTCGACGGCGCACCGCGAAGATCCTTATGTGGCAGCACGAGGCCCGACGAAAGAGGACGCAACGATGACGACGGTTCCCCAGCCGACCGAGGCGACCCGCTGGCGCTGCACGCTCTGCGGAAACCTCACGCGATTCGACGTGACGCGCTCCTCCAAGGTCGTGGAATACGTCCATCTCGACCTGGCCGGGGAGTCGAGCGTCGAAGAACGCGAGGTGGTCAGTGAGACCATCGAGTCGGTGCGCTGCCGTTGGTGCAACGCGGTGGACCAGATCGAGCTAGTCGACAGGCCGGGTGCCGACTCCTGACGGGGCCGTGCGGACATACAGTTTGAGGTGACGGATGGTGGAGCAGCCCGCCGGCGGCGCCGCGTCGGACGACGCGGCCGACGATGCCGTGGAGATGCTCGACCGCCCGCTGCCCGAAGGTGTACGGCGCCGGGTCGTGGCGCTGGTGTCGGACGCGTTCGGCGGCCTCACGGTCACCGAACTCCCGGCTCAGCTCAGACAGTACGCCCGGTTCACGCCGACCCGGCGTGCCAAGTTCGCCGGGAACGCGATGGCGGCCGCCCTGGAGGGCGACGCCGTCTTCCGGCGGCGCATCGGTGAGCGGCTGCGGGAGACCCAGCCGGAGCTGAGTGCCGCCCTGGAGGCCGGCTCGCCGCCCGCCGCCGCCGATCCCCTGGATGTCGCCGCCGCGGCCTACGTGCTGCGCCCGGACGGCTGGGTGAAGCTCCTCGCCGCGGCGGGCGAGGAGGCCCAGCGGGCCGACGCCGAACGCGCCGACGACGAGAGCCGGCGCGAACTGGAGGGGCTGCGCGAGGAGCTGGCCCAGGCCCGCGCACAGACGAAGAGCGAGACCGAACGGCTGCGCAGCGACCTCGACGCCGCCCGCAAGGAGGCCGAGTCGCTCCAGCGCAAGCTGCGCAGCGCGGCCAACGAGGTGAAGCGCGGCGAGGCCGCGCTGCGCCGGGGCAGGGCCGAGAGCGACGCCGTACGCGCCGAGGCGGCCGCCCAGGTGTCCGCCGCCGAGAGCGAGACCCGCAGGCTGCGGTCCCGGCTCGGCGAGGCGGAGGCGTCCGTCGAAGCGGGGCGCCGGGCCGCCCGTGAGGGGCGCTCCGTCGAGGACATGCGGCTGCGGCTGCTGCTGGACACGGTGCTCGAAGCCGCCGGCGGACTGCGGCGCGAACTGGCCCTGCCGCCCTCCTCGATGCGCCCGGCGGACACCGTCGACGCGGTCGAGCCCGGCCGGATGTCGCCCAAGGACGTTGCCGCCAGAGCGCTTTCGGACACCGATCCGGCGCTGCTGGACCAACTGCTCGCGCTGCCGCAGGCACACCTCATCGTGGACGGCTACAACGTCACCAAGACCGGCTATCCGCAGCTGCCGCTGGAGAAGCAGCGGCTGCGGCTGCTGGGCGGTCTGTCGATGCTCGCCGCCCAGACGGGCGCGGAGATGACCTGCGTCTTCGACGGGGCCGAGCTGGCGGCTCCGGTGCTGCTCGCGCCGCCGCGCGGGGTGCGGGTGCTGTTCAGCCGGGCGGGCGTCACGGCGGACGAGCTCATCCGGCAGCTCGCGCGTGCCGAACCGTCGGGGAGGCCCGTCGTGGTGGTCTCCACCGACCGCGAAGTGGCCGACGGAGTGGCGAAGGCGGGCGCGAGACCCGTTGCGTCCGTCTTGCTTCTGAAGCGGCTTTCACGTGTTTGACGAAGCTTGTCGCTGATTGCCGTAAATTACGGAACGGGCCGTCAGTTCTCAGCTACACGCAGTGTGGTGTGGGTAAAGAAGTACCCGGTGTGACGAAGTTTTTCCTGCGAGGATTTGAACTGATCACAGGATGGTCACTATGGTCGGGCCTCGAACCTTCGCACGGTTGATCACCCACCCGGGGTGGCAGTGAAGGAACCGCCGATTCCGTGATTCGCACGGAGCCGGGGATTCATGTCCCCCAGCATCCCGGTAGGCGGCTCGAGGAAGAAGGAGCTCGCCTTCGTGGCGTCCCACCGTCGTCCCAGGAACCCGAGCCGCGCCCGTGTGACCGTGCTCACCGCGACCGCCGCTGCGGCCGTGGCCCTCACCTCCCAGGCCGCTCACGCCGACCCCAAGCCGACCAAGAGCGAGGTCAAGGCGAAGGTCGACAAGCTCTACCACGAGGCGGAGACGGCCACCGAGCAGTACAGCGGGGCCAAGGAGAAGCAGGAGAAGCTCGAGAAGCAGGTCGGCGCGCTGCAGGACAAGGTGGCCCGCGGTCAGGAGGAGCTCAACACGCTCCGCAGCGGCCTCGGTTCGCTCGCCGCCGCGCAGTACCGCTCCGGCGGCATCGACCCCTCGGTGCAGCTCTTCCTCGCCTCGGACCCGGACAGCTTCCTCGACCAGGCCTCGTCGCTCGACCAGCTCTCGGCCAAGCAGGCCGAGTCGCTGACGAAGATCCAGGAGAAGCAGCGGTCCCTCGCGCAGGAGCGCAAGGAGGCCCAGGACAAGCTGGCCGACCTCGCCGACGTCCGCAAGACGCTCGGTGAGAAGAAGAAGCAGCAGCAGGGCAAGCTCGCCGAGGCCCAGAAGGTGCTCAACACCCTCACCGCCGCCGAGCGCGAGAAGATGCGCGCGGACGACCAGCGCGCCAGCCGCTCCGCCGGTGACCGGGTCGACCTGGGCAGCGAGGTTCCCGCCTCCGCACGTGGCGCCGCCGCTCTCCAGGCCGCCTCCACCCAGCAGGGCAAGCCGTACGTCTCCGGCGGCACGGGCCCCAACTCGTTCGACTGCTCGGGCCTGACCCAGTGGGCCTACGCCCAGGCCGGCGTCCAGATCACCCGCACCACGTACACCCAGATCAACCAGGGCACCCAGATCGGGCGCAGCCAGTTGAAGCCGGGCGACCTGGTCTTCTTCAGCAACACCTCGCACGTGGCCCTCTACGCGGGCAACAACACCGTGCTGCACGCCCCGAAGCCGGGCGCCGTGGTCCGCTACGAGTCGATGAACACCGTCGGCAGCTACCAGACCGCCGTGCGCATCTGATCGCGCCCGAACGGGCGAATTCTCGCGCCCCGTACTGACTGCCCGCCCCGCCGGAGACCACAGGTCACCGGCGGGGCGTCGTTGTTTGCGGCACCCGTCCGCCCGGCGCGTTCTTTGTCCGCTCCGTGATCGTCCGACTACTGTCTGGCTGCCGCGCAGCTCCAGGTGTCGGTCCGCCCGTCCGGGCGGCAGGGGCTGCGCACATCTGCGTACAGCGGAAGGGAGTGCGGCGTCCTGTGGTGTCCCATCGCCGTTCCACACAGCCCGGCCTGAGCCGGAGTGCCCGAGCCACTGTCCTGTCGGCCGCGGCGGCGACCGCCGCCGCGACGCTCGGCGCGGCCACCGCGAACGCCGAACCGCAGGACACCCCGCAGAGCGCCGGGGCCCGGGTCGACCGCCTCTACGCCGAGGCCGAACGCGCCACCGAGCAGTACAACAAGGCCGGTGAGGACGTAGCGCGGCGGCGCGGTGAGGTGAGCCGGGCACAGGACCGGGCGGCCCGGGGCCAGGAACGCGTCAACGGGATGCGCAGGGAGCTCGGTTCCGCGGCCCGTGCGCAGTACCGGTCCGGCGGCATCGACCCCTCGCTCGCCCTGCTGCTCTCCTCCGACCCGGACAACTACCTCGACCGGGCCGCCGTGCTGGGCCGGGTGAACGACAGCCGGGCGAGCGCCCTGGCCGAACTCCGCAGGGCCCAGCGGGCGCTGGCCCAGACCCGGGCCGAGGCCGCGCACTCGCTCGCCGGCCTGGAGCACGACCGGGCCGCCCTCGGCCGCCACAAGCGGACCGTCGTACGCAAACTCGCCGAGGCCAGGCGGCTGCTCGGCTCGCTGCCCGGGTCCGAGCGGGCGGCCCTCGACCGGGCGTCGCGCAGCGGCCGGGACACCGAGAACGGGACGGTCGCCGGACTCCCGGCGGGCTCCGCGCGGGCGGCGGCCGCCGTCATGGCCGTCCACCGGGCGCTGGGCCGCCCGTACGTCTGGGGCGCGAACGGCCCCGCCGGATTCGACTGCTCCGGTCTGATGCAGTGGGCGTACGCGCAGGCCGGGGTCAGCCTGCCCCGCACCTCGCAGGCCCAGCGGTACGCCGGCCACATCGTGCCGCTCTCCGATGCCCGCCCCGGCGACCTGGTCGCCTACCGCGCGGACGCCAGCCATATCGGGATGTACGTGGGCAACGGCCAGGTCATCCACGCCCCCTACCCCGGCGCCCCGGTCCGGTACGACCCCGTCGGGATGATGCCCGTCTCCTCGGTGACCCGGGTCTGACCGTACTCTCGGTCATGTGGCAGATCAGGGGCGTACCGCAGGACGGGCGCGTGGTGGACGACGGCGTGCGGCGGGCGCCGTGCTCGCCGCTCTGCTGTGCGCCGCCGCCTGCTCGGCCCCGGCCGACGACCTCCCGGACACCGCGGCCGCCGATATCCGCGCCACCCTGGACCGCCGGGCCGACGCGGTGCTGCACCACGACGCCAACGCCTACGTCTCGGTCGTCGCCAAGGACGCCACCGACCTGCGGGCCGCACAGCGCAAGGAGCTCGGCCACCTCGCGGACCTGCCGATCGGTTCCTGGACGTACCGGCTGACGGACGTCTCGCCGCACGGCGCGGACCGGGCCAGCGCCGACGTGCGGCTCGGCTACCGGATCAAGGGCTACGACAGCGCGCCGGTCTCCGTGGACCGGGTGCTCGA contains:
- a CDS encoding aminotransferase class V-fold PLP-dependent enzyme codes for the protein MSVFTAAADQSICTPLPVLGKDVTVPLVTGGEVTYAALDYAASAPALQRVWDDVAAYAPYYGSVHRGAGYLSQLSTDLFESSRVTVAEFLGCRADDQVIFTRSTTDSLNLLAAAVPADCQVFVFETEHHASLLPWRDARVTYLNAPRTPAQAVATLERALADRDPYGPALVCVTGASNVTGELWPVKELAAAAHAHGARIVLDAAQLAPHHPVDISELDVDWVAFSGHKLYAPFGSGVLAGRSDWLRDAEPYLAGGGASRKVARRADGGVDVEWHTTAARHEAGSPNVIGVYSIASACKALTEAGFDSLVAREQQLVSEVRAGLAEVPEVKVLSLFGDDAPRVGVISFVVEGWNSSHFAAALSAEYGIGVRDGLFCAHPLVRTLLGSDPQDVGECGAPEAEPGERSLNAIRVSFGAGTPDEHIERFVRAVKELVSEGAQWKYRTEDGRCVPDRGTAQH
- a CDS encoding Lrp/AsnC family transcriptional regulator, whose translation is MITAIVLIKTSVDRIPEIAEAVAALDSVSEVFSVTGTYDLIAMVRVAKHDDLAEVIPGRISKIPGVEGTDTHVAFRTYSQHDLEAAFAIGLDG
- a CDS encoding rhomboid family intramembrane serine protease; translation: MIDRRAAAGRLLRAATSGGPPVTYALIALCCVVFAISPLSGLAPVYGSADALLSAQAGYFERWGVIPSELWDGSAHALLTPLTALFVHGSWLHLLGNVLFLYVFGAMAEERMGHTEFAFFYLGCGYLALLAYAAAHATSDQTLVGASGAISAVLGAFLYLFPRARVTSVFPFLLFLPLRFPAWIVLIFWFVLQWLAAEGAGSGPGVAYLAHVVGFAVGFLYAWGRYGRGARVKSPATATEGESQP
- a CDS encoding NYN domain-containing protein, encoding MEQPAGGAASDDAADDAVEMLDRPLPEGVRRRVVALVSDAFGGLTVTELPAQLRQYARFTPTRRAKFAGNAMAAALEGDAVFRRRIGERLRETQPELSAALEAGSPPAAADPLDVAAAAYVLRPDGWVKLLAAAGEEAQRADAERADDESRRELEGLREELAQARAQTKSETERLRSDLDAARKEAESLQRKLRSAANEVKRGEAALRRGRAESDAVRAEAAAQVSAAESETRRLRSRLGEAEASVEAGRRAAREGRSVEDMRLRLLLDTVLEAAGGLRRELALPPSSMRPADTVDAVEPGRMSPKDVAARALSDTDPALLDQLLALPQAHLIVDGYNVTKTGYPQLPLEKQRLRLLGGLSMLAAQTGAEMTCVFDGAELAAPVLLAPPRGVRVLFSRAGVTADELIRQLARAEPSGRPVVVVSTDREVADGVAKAGARPVASVLLLKRLSRV
- a CDS encoding C40 family peptidase → MASHRRPRNPSRARVTVLTATAAAAVALTSQAAHADPKPTKSEVKAKVDKLYHEAETATEQYSGAKEKQEKLEKQVGALQDKVARGQEELNTLRSGLGSLAAAQYRSGGIDPSVQLFLASDPDSFLDQASSLDQLSAKQAESLTKIQEKQRSLAQERKEAQDKLADLADVRKTLGEKKKQQQGKLAEAQKVLNTLTAAEREKMRADDQRASRSAGDRVDLGSEVPASARGAAALQAASTQQGKPYVSGGTGPNSFDCSGLTQWAYAQAGVQITRTTYTQINQGTQIGRSQLKPGDLVFFSNTSHVALYAGNNTVLHAPKPGAVVRYESMNTVGSYQTAVRI
- a CDS encoding C40 family peptidase, whose translation is MVSHRRSTQPGLSRSARATVLSAAAATAAATLGAATANAEPQDTPQSAGARVDRLYAEAERATEQYNKAGEDVARRRGEVSRAQDRAARGQERVNGMRRELGSAARAQYRSGGIDPSLALLLSSDPDNYLDRAAVLGRVNDSRASALAELRRAQRALAQTRAEAAHSLAGLEHDRAALGRHKRTVVRKLAEARRLLGSLPGSERAALDRASRSGRDTENGTVAGLPAGSARAAAAVMAVHRALGRPYVWGANGPAGFDCSGLMQWAYAQAGVSLPRTSQAQRYAGHIVPLSDARPGDLVAYRADASHIGMYVGNGQVIHAPYPGAPVRYDPVGMMPVSSVTRV